A single Choristoneura fumiferana chromosome 9, NRCan_CFum_1, whole genome shotgun sequence DNA region contains:
- the SmD3 gene encoding small ribonucleoprotein particle protein SmD3, with amino-acid sequence MSIGVPIKVLHEAEGHVVTCETNTGEVYRGKLIEAEDNMNCTMTQVTVTYRDGRVAQLENVYIRGSKIRFLILPDMLKNAPMFKRQGNKPTAGRGKSAILRAQAAGRGRAGGRGGGHRGGWQGGSGPSRR; translated from the exons ATGTCTATCGGTGTGCCTATTAAAGTACTTCACGAAGCGGAAGGTCACGTAGTGACCTGCGAAACGAACACCGGCGAAGTGTACCGCGGGAAGCTGATCGAGGCCGAGGATAACATGAACTGCACCATGACGCAGGTGACGGTGACGTACCGCGACGGGCGCGTGGCGCAGCTTGAGAACGTCTACATCCGCGGCTCCAAGATCCGCTTCCTCATACTGCCCGACATGCTGAAGAATGCGCCGATGTTCAAGCGGCAAGGGAACAAGCCGACGGCCGGCCGCGGCAAGAGTGCAATATTACGAGCACAAG cgGCTGGTCGGGGTCGAGcaggcgggcgcggcggggggCACCGGGGCGGCTGGCAGGGCGGCTCGGGGCCCTCGCGACGCTAG